From the genome of Acidobacteriota bacterium:
CGCTTCAGCACCGAGATGGCCAGCACCGCGATCGGGATCGACGCGCTCACCGTGAGGCCGGCACGCAGACCCAGGTAGACCGTCGACGCGCCGAACAGGAGGCCGAACAGCGCACCGAGCAGGACGGCTTTCGCCGTGAACTCCGGCGGCGTCTGGTCCGCTGGCACGTAGGGGGTGAAGGTCGGATCGGCCATGCGGCGACGTATAACCCAAGTCGACCGGCAATCCCAAGCCGGAGCTTCCGCTATCATGGCCGGGATGTCCGACATCGAGCGGGCCCGGACAGCGGGTGACCATGTCTCGGAGCTCACGACAGCGCGTCTGTCCGTGTACCTGCGCTGCCTCGACGCCCTGGATGCCGCGGGCGTCAACACCGTGTCGTCGCTCGGTCTGGCGTCCCAGTTCCAGTTGAACGCACCGCAGATCAGGAAGGACCTCGCGCACTTCGGCGAGTTCGGCATTCGCGGCGTGGGGTACTACGTGAAGGATCTGAAGCGACACCTGCGCCAGATTCTCGGCCTCGATCGCAGCATCAAGGTGGTGATCGTCGGGGCTGGCAACCTCGGACTCGCCCTGGCCGACTATGCGGGCTTCCGCAAGGACGGCTTCGACGTGGTCGCGCTGCTCGACACGGCGCGCGACAAGGTGGGGCAGTACTCGCGCAGCGGCGTGCCGATCCGGCACGCGCGCGACCTCGAACGACTTGTCGAGCGTGAGCGTATCGACATCGCGGTGATCTGCGTGCCGGGTGAGGCAGCGCAGGGCTCGGTCGACGCCGTGGTCGCGGCCGGCGTGCGCGCGATTCTCAACTTTTCTGCCGGTAACCTGCGTGTGCCGCCTCAGGTGAAACTGAAGGACATGGACCTCACCGTGACGTTCGAAAGCCTGTCGTTCTTCCTGGCGAACGGACATCTCGATGTCTGAGCGCACGCCTGTCGCATTGACGCACGCCGACGCTGCCGGGCGCGTGCGCATGGTGGACGTGTCAGACAAGCCCATCACGTCGCGTGTCGCTGTCGCGCGCGGTTTCGTGCGGGTCTCCGCCGCCGCGCGACGGCTGATGCGCGCCGGCGCGCTGAAGAAGGGCGACCCCCTCCAGGCCGCGCGTCTGGCCGGGATCATGGCGGCCAAGCAGACCGCCACCATCGTGCCGCTCTGTCATCCGCTCGCCCTGAGCGGGGTACGCGTCGACGTGGAACCGGCGCGCGGCGGCATCGCCATCGAGGCTACCGTGCGCACCACCGGTCAGACGGGCGTCGAGATGGAAGCACTCACGGCGGTCGCCGTCGCGGGACTCACGGTGTACGACATGCTCAAGGCCGCTGACAGCGCGATGGTCATCGAGCGGATCAGACTCGTGGAGAAGCGCGGCGGGACGTC
Proteins encoded in this window:
- a CDS encoding OPT/YSL family transporter, which gives rise to MADPTFTPYVPADQTPPEFTAKAVLLGALFGLLFGASTVYLGLRAGLTVSASIPIAVLAISVLKR
- a CDS encoding redox-sensing transcriptional repressor Rex, coding for MSDIERARTAGDHVSELTTARLSVYLRCLDALDAAGVNTVSSLGLASQFQLNAPQIRKDLAHFGEFGIRGVGYYVKDLKRHLRQILGLDRSIKVVIVGAGNLGLALADYAGFRKDGFDVVALLDTARDKVGQYSRSGVPIRHARDLERLVERERIDIAVICVPGEAAQGSVDAVVAAGVRAILNFSAGNLRVPPQVKLKDMDLTVTFESLSFFLANGHLDV
- the moaC gene encoding cyclic pyranopterin monophosphate synthase MoaC, which translates into the protein MSERTPVALTHADAAGRVRMVDVSDKPITSRVAVARGFVRVSAAARRLMRAGALKKGDPLQAARLAGIMAAKQTATIVPLCHPLALSGVRVDVEPARGGIAIEATVRTTGQTGVEMEALTAVAVAGLTVYDMLKAADSAMVIERIRLVEKRGGTSGDVTSTSGADRTPARRRRNGGIRHAR